One genomic region from Vanacampus margaritifer isolate UIUO_Vmar chromosome 2, RoL_Vmar_1.0, whole genome shotgun sequence encodes:
- the LOC144044801 gene encoding uncharacterized protein LOC144044801 isoform X2, with the protein MKLVQGLIQDTDGREHFLKNVFPVEYGPDFDTALETLVCEFFTRLEELLPIPDFKQTASWLSAAPSVLEEYIQCVSTGEDIKFLLQNKECHGKVSKNTVAPFQSDDLLIPSLSLPPSLEVAIASHPSACDDDHNVPQIVMFDEELSTNPSTSADFPDSPKRTHLSSSPCHKAQVATHKCPECGKCFKHHSVLVEHQRVHSGLQPYNCSECGRAFRTATLLAGHRLRKCKNAAYLCIKCGNSFPSSLDKFRHHCPKRGRNYDCGHCRKTFQKSSSLKEHLLTHVQSRLFKCSHCGEGFPGIGDLKYHQQVDHDKPYQCKQCGKSFISSKCLLKHQLRHDEVRQMEACKLLSGGKRRKCSSAHRISSLPSRKLAGKSAYPRGRVTHNCPLCGRSFKYRFEFLEHQRFHTAVKPYKCSQCGKAFRTEAHLSGHRKRKCKNAAHICTKCGCQFRSVHECVRHQCAQLLTKYECSHCGKTFKMAHLLRNHQMTEHQLPYSPNHRFRCRYCDETFPGISELKYHQRVDHEKPYQCQECGKCFLSEKCLSNHELRHNDERPESCPVCGRGFRNRYDLKQHMRTHTGERPYQCTHCSQCFSTAGGLRSHTRVHTGEKPHVCPDCGKAFSQMGAMRTHRLTHTGERPFKCTVCSKGFTMAHKVTVHMRVHTGERPYVCSQCGKAFSDGSVLKQHMLNHSGVRPFHCQICPKTYTCLNHLRRHLKSHSGMN; encoded by the exons ATGAAGCTGGTACAAGGCCTTATTCAAGATACTGATGGCAGGGAACATTTCCTCAAG aacgTGTTCCCAGTGGAGTATGGCCCTGACTTCGACACAGCGCTGGAAACGCTAGTTTGTGAATTCTTCACCAGACTCGAGGAGCTGCTGCCGATCCCAGATTTCAAGCAG actgcaTCTTGGCTTAGTGCTGCCCCTTCTGTCCTTGAGGAGTACATACAGTGTGTATCAACTGGAGAAGACATCAAATTTCTCCTCCAAAACAAAGAGTGTCATGGAAAAGTGTCAAAAAATACTGTTG CTCCTTTTCAGTCAGATGATCTTCTTATCCCGTCCTTGTCTCTGCCCCCGTCTTTGGAAGTGGCCATCGCGTCGCACCCGAGTGCTTGTGACGATGACCACAATGTTCCTCAGATAGTCATGTTTGATGAAGAACTGTCCACAAACCCTTCCACGTCCGCCGACTTTCCCGATTCTCCCAAAAGAACCCATCTGTCCTCATCTCCTTGTCACAAAGCGCAGGTCGCGACACACAAATGTCCGGAATGTGGCAAATGCTTCAAGCATCATTCGGTGCTGGTGGAGCACCAGCGAGTCCACAGCGGCCTGCAGCCTTACAACTGCTCCGAGTGCGGACGGGCTTTCAGAACGGCCACCCTGCTGGCCGGCCACAGGCTGCGCAAATGCAAAAACGCCGCGTACCTGTGCATAAAATGCGGCAACAGCTTTCCCTCGTCGCTGGACAAATTCCGACACCACTGCCCAAAACGAGGGCGCAACTACGATTGCGGCCACTGCAGAAAGACATTCCAAAAGTCGAGCAGCCTGAAGGAGCACCTCCTCACCCACGTTCAGAGCCGCCTTTTCAAGTGCAGCCACTGCGGCGAAGGTTTCCCCGGCATCGGCGATCTCAAGTATCACCAGCAGGTAGATCATGACAAGCCGTACCAGTGCAAACAATGCGGCAAGAGCTTCATCTCGTCCAAGTGTCTGCTGAAGCATCAACTGCGCCACGATGAGGTCCGCCAGATGGAGGCCTGCAAATTACTGAGCGGCGGTAAACGCAGGAAATGCAGCTCCGCTCATCGCATTTCCTCTTTGCCATCGAGAAAGCTGGCCGGCAAGTCCGCCTACCCTCGGGGACGAGTCACCCACAACTGTCCGCTGTGCGGAAGGAGCTTCAAGTATCGCTTTGAGTTCCTGGAGCATCAGCGCTTCCACACGGCCGTCAAGCCGTACAAATGCTCGCAGTGTGGCAAAGCCTTCCGCACCGAGGCTCACCTGTCCGGCCACAGGAAGAGGAAGTGCAAGAACGCCGCCCACATTTGCACCAAATGCGGCTGTCAGTTTCGGTCCGTGCACGAGTGCGTCCGGCACCAGTGCGCGCAGCTGCTGACCAAATACGAGTGCTCTCACTGCGGCAAGACCTTCAAGATGGCGCACCTGCTGAGGAACCATCAGATGACCGAGCATCAGCTGCCCTACAGCCCTAACCATCGCTTCAGGTGCCGATACTGCGACGAGACCTTCCCCGGGATCAGCGAGCTCAAGTATCACCAACGGGTCGACCACGAGAAACCCTACCAGTGCCAGGAGTGCGGCAAATGCTTCCTGTCGGAAAAGTGCTTGTCCAATCACGAGCTGCGCCATAACGACGAGCGGCCGGAGAGCTGCCCGGTCTGCGGCCGCGGCTTCCGAAACCGCTACGACTTGAAGCAgcacatgcgcacgcacacggGCGAGCGGCCCTACCAGTGCACGCACTGCTCGCAGTGCTTCTCCACTGCCGGCGGCCTGAGAAGCCACACGCGAGTGCACACCGGCGAGAAGCCTCACGTGTGCCCCGATTGCGGCAAGGCCTTCTCCCAGATGGGCGCCATGCGCACCCACAGGCTCACCCACACCGGCGAGCGCCCCTTCAAGTGCACGGTGTGCAGCAAAGGCTTCACCATGGCGCACAAGGTGACGGTGCACATGCGCGTCCACACCGGCGAGCGGCCCTACGTGTGCTCCCAGTGCGGCAAGGCCTTCTCTGACGGCAGCGTACTCAAGCAGCACATGCTCAACCATTCGGGGGTGCGACCTTTCCACTGCCAGATCTGCCCCAAGACGTACACGTGTCTTAACCACCTGAGGAGGCACCTCAAAAGTCACTCCGGCATGAACTGA
- the LOC144044801 gene encoding uncharacterized protein LOC144044801 isoform X1 — translation MSDMEFNVPLSSLALLVPPLRLMSAVMWEVVRQRNIKHYGKLEEFVTMVTDAVPEFMSKREGRLLSLGLRARTTLELLRSEHPDDLKAVETHLNRIRSSCIEETNDPVIEAPEANFMKLVQGLIQDTDGREHFLKNVFPVEYGPDFDTALETLVCEFFTRLEELLPIPDFKQTASWLSAAPSVLEEYIQCVSTGEDIKFLLQNKECHGKVSKNTVAPFQSDDLLIPSLSLPPSLEVAIASHPSACDDDHNVPQIVMFDEELSTNPSTSADFPDSPKRTHLSSSPCHKAQVATHKCPECGKCFKHHSVLVEHQRVHSGLQPYNCSECGRAFRTATLLAGHRLRKCKNAAYLCIKCGNSFPSSLDKFRHHCPKRGRNYDCGHCRKTFQKSSSLKEHLLTHVQSRLFKCSHCGEGFPGIGDLKYHQQVDHDKPYQCKQCGKSFISSKCLLKHQLRHDEVRQMEACKLLSGGKRRKCSSAHRISSLPSRKLAGKSAYPRGRVTHNCPLCGRSFKYRFEFLEHQRFHTAVKPYKCSQCGKAFRTEAHLSGHRKRKCKNAAHICTKCGCQFRSVHECVRHQCAQLLTKYECSHCGKTFKMAHLLRNHQMTEHQLPYSPNHRFRCRYCDETFPGISELKYHQRVDHEKPYQCQECGKCFLSEKCLSNHELRHNDERPESCPVCGRGFRNRYDLKQHMRTHTGERPYQCTHCSQCFSTAGGLRSHTRVHTGEKPHVCPDCGKAFSQMGAMRTHRLTHTGERPFKCTVCSKGFTMAHKVTVHMRVHTGERPYVCSQCGKAFSDGSVLKQHMLNHSGVRPFHCQICPKTYTCLNHLRRHLKSHSGMN, via the exons ATGAGCGACATGG AATTCAACGTTCCCCTGTCATCACTGGCCCTCCTGGTCCCACCACTGAGGCTGATGTCAGCGGTGATGTGGGAAGTGGTTCGCCAGAGGAACATTAAGCATTATGGCAAGCTGGAGGAGTTCGTAACCATGGTTACAGATGCAGTTCCGGAGTTCATGAGTAAAAGAGAGGGGAGACTCTTGTCACTGGGCCTGAGAGCCAGG ACCACCCTTGAGTTGTTGCGTTCTGAGCACCCTGACGATCTCAAAGCTGTGGAAACTCACCTCAACCGGATCCGATCGTCTTGCATTGAAGAG ACAAATGATCCTGTAATCGAAGCACCAGAGGCCAACTTTATGAAGCTGGTACAAGGCCTTATTCAAGATACTGATGGCAGGGAACATTTCCTCAAG aacgTGTTCCCAGTGGAGTATGGCCCTGACTTCGACACAGCGCTGGAAACGCTAGTTTGTGAATTCTTCACCAGACTCGAGGAGCTGCTGCCGATCCCAGATTTCAAGCAG actgcaTCTTGGCTTAGTGCTGCCCCTTCTGTCCTTGAGGAGTACATACAGTGTGTATCAACTGGAGAAGACATCAAATTTCTCCTCCAAAACAAAGAGTGTCATGGAAAAGTGTCAAAAAATACTGTTG CTCCTTTTCAGTCAGATGATCTTCTTATCCCGTCCTTGTCTCTGCCCCCGTCTTTGGAAGTGGCCATCGCGTCGCACCCGAGTGCTTGTGACGATGACCACAATGTTCCTCAGATAGTCATGTTTGATGAAGAACTGTCCACAAACCCTTCCACGTCCGCCGACTTTCCCGATTCTCCCAAAAGAACCCATCTGTCCTCATCTCCTTGTCACAAAGCGCAGGTCGCGACACACAAATGTCCGGAATGTGGCAAATGCTTCAAGCATCATTCGGTGCTGGTGGAGCACCAGCGAGTCCACAGCGGCCTGCAGCCTTACAACTGCTCCGAGTGCGGACGGGCTTTCAGAACGGCCACCCTGCTGGCCGGCCACAGGCTGCGCAAATGCAAAAACGCCGCGTACCTGTGCATAAAATGCGGCAACAGCTTTCCCTCGTCGCTGGACAAATTCCGACACCACTGCCCAAAACGAGGGCGCAACTACGATTGCGGCCACTGCAGAAAGACATTCCAAAAGTCGAGCAGCCTGAAGGAGCACCTCCTCACCCACGTTCAGAGCCGCCTTTTCAAGTGCAGCCACTGCGGCGAAGGTTTCCCCGGCATCGGCGATCTCAAGTATCACCAGCAGGTAGATCATGACAAGCCGTACCAGTGCAAACAATGCGGCAAGAGCTTCATCTCGTCCAAGTGTCTGCTGAAGCATCAACTGCGCCACGATGAGGTCCGCCAGATGGAGGCCTGCAAATTACTGAGCGGCGGTAAACGCAGGAAATGCAGCTCCGCTCATCGCATTTCCTCTTTGCCATCGAGAAAGCTGGCCGGCAAGTCCGCCTACCCTCGGGGACGAGTCACCCACAACTGTCCGCTGTGCGGAAGGAGCTTCAAGTATCGCTTTGAGTTCCTGGAGCATCAGCGCTTCCACACGGCCGTCAAGCCGTACAAATGCTCGCAGTGTGGCAAAGCCTTCCGCACCGAGGCTCACCTGTCCGGCCACAGGAAGAGGAAGTGCAAGAACGCCGCCCACATTTGCACCAAATGCGGCTGTCAGTTTCGGTCCGTGCACGAGTGCGTCCGGCACCAGTGCGCGCAGCTGCTGACCAAATACGAGTGCTCTCACTGCGGCAAGACCTTCAAGATGGCGCACCTGCTGAGGAACCATCAGATGACCGAGCATCAGCTGCCCTACAGCCCTAACCATCGCTTCAGGTGCCGATACTGCGACGAGACCTTCCCCGGGATCAGCGAGCTCAAGTATCACCAACGGGTCGACCACGAGAAACCCTACCAGTGCCAGGAGTGCGGCAAATGCTTCCTGTCGGAAAAGTGCTTGTCCAATCACGAGCTGCGCCATAACGACGAGCGGCCGGAGAGCTGCCCGGTCTGCGGCCGCGGCTTCCGAAACCGCTACGACTTGAAGCAgcacatgcgcacgcacacggGCGAGCGGCCCTACCAGTGCACGCACTGCTCGCAGTGCTTCTCCACTGCCGGCGGCCTGAGAAGCCACACGCGAGTGCACACCGGCGAGAAGCCTCACGTGTGCCCCGATTGCGGCAAGGCCTTCTCCCAGATGGGCGCCATGCGCACCCACAGGCTCACCCACACCGGCGAGCGCCCCTTCAAGTGCACGGTGTGCAGCAAAGGCTTCACCATGGCGCACAAGGTGACGGTGCACATGCGCGTCCACACCGGCGAGCGGCCCTACGTGTGCTCCCAGTGCGGCAAGGCCTTCTCTGACGGCAGCGTACTCAAGCAGCACATGCTCAACCATTCGGGGGTGCGACCTTTCCACTGCCAGATCTGCCCCAAGACGTACACGTGTCTTAACCACCTGAGGAGGCACCTCAAAAGTCACTCCGGCATGAACTGA